A region of the Silene latifolia isolate original U9 population chromosome 9, ASM4854445v1, whole genome shotgun sequence genome:
GCCCTAGCAGCTCATTTGGCAAAATAAAATATGAATTGCGCGTTACTTGTACATTATGCATTCGGCTTTTATCTATAAATTTGATCTTTCCTTGTACAAAATACTCGTTTATAGAAACCAACAATCCTGCACTTTTTTTGGTACATTAAGCAAGACCTACTGTAGAAAGAAATCAACTTGCTTATTTTTTTTTGGACAAATATCTCCACAATTTCATACCTTGCTTGAACAATATCAATTTCAATAATATTAAGCTAATACATCAAATATATTTAAGATTTTACCTTCAAAGATAATCAATATACAATTTTGTTCTATATATTCACATTtcatattaaaaataaaagaaggattgtGAATGGTCATAATTTAAAACGGTCTTAAGCAAGACCTATTATAGAAAGAAATCTACatgtttatcttttttttttgccaATTATCTACATTACATTGCGAGTGGTCTTAACTTAAAACGGTCTTAAGCAAGATCTACGGTAGAAAAAAACATACATGCTTGTCTTTTTTTTGCTAAATATCTCCATAATTTCATACTTTGCTTGAATATATCAACTTCAATAATATTAAGCTTATACATCGAACATATTTAAGATTTTATTTTCAGAAATAATCAATATACAACTTCCTCTATATTCATACATTTCACATAAAAAATTGAGCAAAAGAAAACTCATATAATGTCTAATGTACACAAACTAATCCTCTTTTTGTACCTTATTGACATAGGCATTCTATCATTAATCTCTAGCAACAATGGATTATCGATGAGAATGATTCCTATAGACTCACACCATTTACAAATTGTACCAGAAAAATTAACTACTTATGAACGACTTCAATTTTTTAACAACATAACAATGTCACGTATATACAATCGTCGAAAGCATTTATTCCCCGATAGAATCAAGTCACCATTGTCTTTGGTTCGGGCTTCTGTGTACGTAACTCAACTTCACTTGGGTGAAGGTGATACCGCTTACTCTCCTTATGTACTTTTGGACACCGGTTCTCAATTGACATGGGTTCAGTGTGAGGGTTGCGATCCTTGCTTTGAATTAGACAAAAATTTCGCATACAAAAAGTCTATTTCCTTTACACGAGTCAGTGTTAATGATGAGCTGTGTTCTCCACATGAATCTTATGACGGATCTTGTGGATTTTCTATTCTTTACGGAGACATGGAACCGTACATAGAAGCAAGTGGTCTTATTGGTAGAGAAACATTTCATTTTGAGAACTCTAGGACAAGCAATATGGATGCTTACCCAGGTTTAGCATTTGGATGTACACTTAAGAGCAAAAACGTTTATTTTGGATCAAAAGACATGCGTGGAAACGTTGTAGCTGGTATCTTTGGGCTTACTGGAAATCCAAGATCGCTCTTAACCCAACTTGATGCTCAAACCCATGGTAGATTTTTCTACTGTATACCACCAGCAATACACGAAACTTTAACAGAATCAACTATTTACTTTGGTGATGATGCCCAAATCACTGGTGATGCTACTAGACAAGTTCAAACCATTTCAATGCAAAGTAGTATCCATTACTATTTGCCATTAAGTGGAATTAGTGTTAATAAAAAACGACTACCAATCGATCCATCTATCTTTGAATATGTAGAAGGAGATTACACAAAAGGATTTATCATTGACTCTGGATCAACGTATAGCGTGTTACCAAGAAGTGCATATATTCCTTTAAGAAAGGCGATAGTCAAATTCTTTCGTGATGCCTATGATTGGATTCCTAGGCGTTCCGGACTAGCTTTTGATCTTTGTTATGCAATATACCCTTATTATGATCAAAAAATATTTCCAAATGTAATTCTTCATTTCTTGAGTAATGATCAAGTTGGAGAGATTGATTTGGTATTGACTAGGGAACACTTGTTTACTGTGGTGGAGAACAATCATGGTGAAGAAAGATTTTGTATGATGATTTTACCTATTGATGACCCTGGTCAGACCGTACTAGGTTCGTTTCAACAAGTAAATTTTGGGTTTTTATATGATGTTTACAATAGTCGTTTGTCTTTTGTTCCTCAGGATTGCAAAAACATGTCATAGGTTTATCTTAAGCTCTAATTTACGGAGTATGGTAATTAATAATGAGTTCATATTTCACTTTCTCATGATAAATTGTTGCAAATGATTCTTTATTAATTGACACCTTTAACTTATGCACAATGGGCACATGactaaaaaaaaacttaaaatggGTTTTCTTATACGGAGAAATATACTGTAAGTGAACAATAATAATGGATTGATTTTGTATGTGAAGTATTCCAAAGATGGGAGTGATATAGGACCATTTTGCACTCTTTTTTCCTCTATTTTCATGcatactagattttgtgcccgtgcattgcacgggtttCAAATTTGTCCTTCCTCTAATTGTTTAGATCTTTTAATATCATTTTGAATGATACGTAAAAGTTGTATTTCAATTACTCAAATAAGGTACTCCGTATAAATCTTCCTATCTTATTAATTTGAACACCTTTCAATAAAGTTTCTTTCTTGTATAATGTAGTAACTGAAAGTTGCCGAAGTTTACTCCTTCCATCAGGGGCGCCTAATACCCCAGGCGACCACGGGCGGCGGAACCGGGCCTCTAGTTTTGGCCACTGAATTTATAAGCTTTACTGATAAAATTCAATATAAACCTCGATGTGTAATACATTTATACATTCATATTTAGGGCCTCATTTTTTTATGGTGGACCGAGCCTCTATTTACTTTAAGACGCCCCTGCCTTCCATTATCCCATCTAATTCATCACGTTTGGTATTGTCAAAAGAACCAAAGATATGAGAAACTTATATTCTCTCTTATAATGATTAGTTTACTTGGTCTCTAATGGAATATGAGTCTCTGATTGGCAATTAGCGAAAGCAGATTTTAAATAATAGATAACATTTGCATATTTAAAAAACATGTTCGAGTTAATTAACAAAGGAAAATGGGTTAGCAcatgacaatttttttttattattttagttaaaTGAAGGCATAAGTAAATCTACTATTACAACATGCTACTCTTAGTAGCATATTGGAAGATAGTAGATTGCGTCCAATATGCCGTTATAATCTACGGTTTACCAAACTCATTGAAAGAGCATATTCAATGGTCAATCTACTATTTAACCCGAAATATGCTAATTTTTTACCAATATATTATTTATCAAACTGGGCTTAgttgtgcttccctctctcctctatttgggtcatt
Encoded here:
- the LOC141602399 gene encoding aspartic proteinase nepenthesin-1-like, whose protein sequence is MSNVHKLILFLYLIDIGILSLISSNNGLSMRMIPIDSHHLQIVPEKLTTYERLQFFNNITMSRIYNRRKHLFPDRIKSPLSLVRASVYVTQLHLGEGDTAYSPYVLLDTGSQLTWVQCEGCDPCFELDKNFAYKKSISFTRVSVNDELCSPHESYDGSCGFSILYGDMEPYIEASGLIGRETFHFENSRTSNMDAYPGLAFGCTLKSKNVYFGSKDMRGNVVAGIFGLTGNPRSLLTQLDAQTHGRFFYCIPPAIHETLTESTIYFGDDAQITGDATRQVQTISMQSSIHYYLPLSGISVNKKRLPIDPSIFEYVEGDYTKGFIIDSGSTYSVLPRSAYIPLRKAIVKFFRDAYDWIPRRSGLAFDLCYAIYPYYDQKIFPNVILHFLSNDQVGEIDLVLTREHLFTVVENNHGEERFCMMILPIDDPGQTVLGSFQQVNFGFLYDVYNSRLSFVPQDCKNMS